A part of Mycolicibacterium sp. TUM20985 genomic DNA contains:
- a CDS encoding acyl-CoA carboxylase subunit beta translates to MPGDETMRDDLAELVRRRALTEDAARPDAVQRRHAGGGRTARENVTDLVDPGSFIEYGRYAIAAQRFRRDVEDLIARTPADGMIAGTARVEGSACAVLAYDYTVLAGTQGALGHRKKDRLFDVIERLRLPTVFFAEGGGGRPGDTDYPVVSSLDVRAFKLWAALSGIVPRIAVVKGRCFAGNAVIAGCSDLIVATEDASIGMGGPAMIAGGGLGTVAPDDVGPISAQAPNGVVDVVVADEAEAVALARKLLGYFRGTAASGSAADQTALRSMVPERARRAYHVDPIIETIADEGSVTFLRDRFAPEMVTALARIDGRPVGVLANNTRVMAGAITSGAADKAARFLQLCDAFGLPIVSLVDCPGYMVGQAAEAEALVRHGSRLLVAGASVRVPLVAVVLRRGYGLGAQAMCGGGLHEPLLTVAWPGAHLGPMGLEGAVRLGLRKELEAIADGDEREERVRQATAAAQENAKALNAAALFEIDDVIDPADTRGMIAATLAAAAEHPVDAPRPRFVDTW, encoded by the coding sequence ATGCCGGGTGACGAGACGATGCGCGATGACCTGGCCGAGCTGGTGCGCCGCCGGGCGCTGACCGAGGATGCGGCCCGGCCCGACGCGGTGCAGCGCAGACACGCCGGTGGTGGGCGCACGGCGCGGGAGAACGTCACCGACCTCGTCGACCCGGGATCGTTCATCGAATACGGCAGGTATGCGATTGCGGCACAGCGCTTCCGGCGTGACGTCGAAGATTTGATCGCACGGACGCCCGCCGACGGCATGATCGCCGGAACGGCACGGGTGGAGGGCAGCGCCTGCGCCGTGCTGGCCTACGACTACACCGTGCTGGCGGGCACGCAGGGCGCGCTCGGTCACCGCAAGAAGGACCGGCTGTTCGACGTCATCGAACGGCTGCGGCTGCCCACCGTGTTCTTTGCCGAGGGCGGCGGCGGCCGTCCCGGCGATACCGATTACCCCGTCGTGTCCTCACTCGACGTGCGCGCGTTCAAGCTGTGGGCGGCGCTGTCGGGGATCGTGCCGAGGATCGCGGTCGTCAAGGGGCGTTGCTTCGCGGGCAACGCCGTGATCGCGGGCTGCTCCGACCTGATCGTCGCCACCGAGGATGCGTCGATCGGCATGGGCGGCCCCGCGATGATCGCCGGCGGCGGGCTCGGTACCGTCGCGCCCGACGACGTGGGGCCAATCTCGGCGCAGGCGCCCAACGGCGTCGTGGACGTGGTGGTGGCCGACGAGGCGGAGGCGGTCGCCCTGGCCAGGAAGCTGCTCGGCTACTTCCGCGGCACGGCCGCCTCCGGCTCGGCGGCGGACCAAACCGCCTTGCGCTCAATGGTTCCCGAGCGCGCCCGCCGGGCCTACCACGTCGACCCGATCATCGAGACGATCGCCGACGAGGGCTCGGTCACGTTCCTCCGGGATCGGTTCGCCCCGGAGATGGTCACGGCGCTGGCGCGCATCGACGGTCGTCCGGTGGGCGTGCTCGCCAACAACACCCGCGTGATGGCCGGCGCGATCACCTCGGGCGCGGCGGACAAGGCCGCGAGGTTCCTCCAGTTGTGCGACGCCTTCGGCTTGCCGATCGTGTCCCTCGTCGACTGTCCCGGCTATATGGTGGGCCAAGCCGCCGAGGCAGAAGCCTTGGTACGACACGGTTCTCGCCTCTTGGTCGCCGGCGCGTCCGTGCGGGTGCCTCTGGTGGCGGTCGTGCTACGCCGCGGTTACGGCCTCGGCGCGCAGGCGATGTGCGGCGGCGGGCTGCACGAGCCGCTGCTGACGGTGGCGTGGCCGGGGGCGCACCTCGGCCCGATGGGCCTTGAGGGCGCGGTCCGACTCGGCCTTCGCAAGGAGCTCGAGGCCATCGCCGACGGCGACGAGCGCGAGGAGCGCGTCCGGCAGGCCACTGCCGCCGCGCAGGAGAATGCCAAGGCGCTCAATGCGGCGGCGCTCTTCGAGATCGACGACGTCATCGACCCGGCGGATACCCGCGGGATGATCGCCGCGACGCTTGCCGCGGCCGCGGAACACCCGGTGGATGCTCCGCGGCCGCGGTTCGTCGATACCTGGTAG
- a CDS encoding heme-binding protein has protein sequence MKFSGMSMRRGAVGMVAGALFTGVAAATIAAPAASAAPDCSGTGVANTVSSVTGSARDYLRAHPGADQVINAARNQPRDQAAGNIRSYFTANPQEYYELRGIIAPIGETESQCNVSVLPPDLSSAYDQFMAG, from the coding sequence ATGAAATTCAGTGGTATGTCCATGCGTCGCGGAGCGGTCGGCATGGTGGCCGGCGCGTTGTTCACCGGAGTGGCAGCTGCCACCATCGCAGCACCGGCCGCGTCGGCGGCGCCGGACTGCAGCGGAACCGGTGTGGCCAACACCGTCAGCTCTGTGACGGGTTCGGCTAGGGATTACCTGCGCGCCCACCCGGGTGCCGACCAGGTGATCAATGCAGCGCGCAACCAGCCGCGGGATCAGGCCGCCGGCAACATCCGGAGCTACTTCACGGCCAACCCGCAGGAGTACTACGAGCTCCGCGGCATCATCGCGCCGATCGGCGAGACCGAGAGCCAGTGCAACGTGTCCGTGCTCCCGCCGGACCTGTCGTCGGCTTACGACCAGTTCATGGCCGGCTGA
- a CDS encoding FAD-dependent oxidoreductase, producing MMPRVVIAGLGDSGILTAMRLARHADVVGISAKPALVSGQELGIRLSRPDDWARDYRIGFDRFRGLDRVRTVHGTLSGVDPVAREVSVERADGNTQTEGYDALVISTGVTNGFWRRPTLQSAADVDADLRAAHDRLAGADAIVVIGGGAAAVSSAANLAGVWPDKRVDLYYPGERPLPAHHPRVWNRIRHRLTRLGVGLHGGHRAIVPDGFACDEISAGPVHWSTGQPPTSADAVLWAIGRVTPNTGWLPPDMVDDNGFVRVTPDLRVPGHAGVFAVGDVAATDPLRSSARNRADGLLAHNVRAHFDGEPLREYRAPVRRWGSVLGPQPDGLEVFAPNGRAFRFPAWSIDRVLQPLIVRRGIYKGVRD from the coding sequence ATGATGCCCCGGGTCGTCATCGCCGGACTCGGTGACAGCGGGATCCTCACCGCGATGCGATTGGCGCGCCACGCCGACGTCGTCGGCATCTCGGCCAAGCCAGCACTGGTCAGCGGTCAGGAACTCGGCATCCGACTCAGCCGACCCGACGACTGGGCCAGGGACTACCGGATCGGCTTCGACAGATTCCGTGGGCTCGACCGCGTACGCACCGTGCACGGCACGCTCTCTGGCGTCGATCCCGTGGCGCGGGAGGTCTCGGTCGAGCGCGCCGATGGCAACACCCAGACCGAGGGTTACGACGCGTTGGTCATCTCGACCGGGGTGACGAACGGCTTCTGGCGGCGCCCGACGCTTCAGTCCGCCGCTGACGTCGACGCCGATCTGCGCGCGGCGCACGATCGCCTGGCCGGCGCCGACGCCATCGTCGTGATCGGCGGAGGCGCGGCGGCCGTGAGCAGTGCCGCCAACCTCGCGGGCGTCTGGCCGGACAAGCGCGTCGACCTGTACTACCCCGGCGAGCGACCCCTACCCGCGCATCACCCCCGGGTGTGGAACCGCATCAGGCACCGGCTCACGCGTCTCGGGGTGGGGCTGCACGGCGGTCACCGCGCGATCGTGCCCGACGGTTTCGCCTGCGACGAGATCAGCGCGGGGCCCGTGCATTGGAGCACGGGGCAGCCGCCGACGTCCGCTGACGCAGTGCTCTGGGCGATCGGGCGGGTCACCCCGAATACCGGCTGGTTGCCGCCGGACATGGTGGACGACAACGGTTTCGTCCGGGTGACGCCCGACCTGAGGGTGCCCGGCCATGCAGGCGTGTTCGCGGTCGGCGACGTCGCCGCGACCGACCCGCTGCGCAGCTCCGCCCGCAACCGGGCCGACGGTCTGCTCGCCCACAACGTACGAGCGCACTTCGACGGGGAGCCGCTACGCGAGTACCGCGCGCCGGTGCGCCGCTGGGGATCTGTCCTGGGCCCCCAACCCGACGGCTTGGAGGTGTTCGCGCCCAACGGCCGGGCGTTCCGGTTCCCGGCCTGGTCGATCGACCGCGTCCTACAACCGCTGATCGTGCGGCGCGGTATCTACAAGGGCGTGCGGGACTGA
- a CDS encoding DUF1295 domain-containing protein: MNKTRSLAIVTAAYLVAIGVAAAWLGWGPSTGRLWLDAFIADVLATVVIFAFSRAYRNSSFYDAYWSVIPPLLLFYWWSQAGPDVDRLRCSLVAIVVVLWAIRLTANWVYAFPGLHHEDWRYPMFKQRAGRWEFIADLVAIHLIPTCQVFLAMVPVYVAVTRPGPGLVWLSWLAFAIGLAAVALELVADVQMHRFVGARRPGEVMDRGLWSWSRHPNYFGEFGFWVALALFGIAAAPADAWWLLLGAVAILAMFLGASIPLMETRSLERRPAYQDVVDRVSRFVPRPPKRVS, encoded by the coding sequence ATGAACAAGACCCGCTCACTCGCCATCGTCACCGCCGCCTACCTCGTCGCCATCGGCGTGGCGGCCGCCTGGCTCGGTTGGGGCCCGAGCACGGGGCGGCTCTGGCTGGACGCCTTCATCGCCGACGTGCTGGCGACCGTCGTCATCTTCGCGTTCAGCCGGGCGTACCGAAACTCGAGTTTCTACGACGCCTACTGGAGCGTGATCCCCCCGCTGCTGCTCTTCTACTGGTGGAGTCAGGCGGGACCGGACGTCGATCGACTGCGCTGCTCGCTGGTCGCGATCGTCGTGGTGCTGTGGGCGATCCGCCTCACCGCCAACTGGGTCTACGCATTCCCCGGCCTGCACCACGAGGACTGGCGCTACCCGATGTTCAAACAGCGCGCGGGACGGTGGGAGTTCATCGCCGATCTGGTGGCCATCCATCTCATCCCGACGTGTCAGGTCTTCCTCGCGATGGTGCCGGTCTACGTCGCGGTGACCAGACCCGGGCCTGGTCTCGTCTGGCTCAGCTGGCTCGCGTTCGCCATCGGGCTCGCGGCGGTCGCCCTGGAGCTGGTGGCCGACGTCCAGATGCACCGCTTCGTAGGGGCGCGCCGTCCCGGTGAGGTGATGGACCGTGGCCTGTGGAGTTGGTCGCGGCATCCAAACTACTTCGGAGAGTTCGGTTTCTGGGTCGCCCTCGCGCTATTCGGCATCGCGGCTGCGCCGGCCGATGCGTGGTGGCTGCTCCTCGGTGCGGTGGCCATCCTGGCGATGTTCCTGGGCGCCAGCATTCCGCTCATGGAGACCCGCAGCCTCGAACGGCGACCGGCCTATCAGGATGTGGTGGACCGGGTGTCGCGTTTCGTTCCCCGGCCGCCGAAACGGGTGTCATGA
- a CDS encoding lipocalin-like domain-containing protein has translation MNRDDLLGAWHLESYTSKTDGGEDEPLGADPVGIIMYTSDGYMSAQLMRRDRPAYDKAVTGGGTPGQMASAAAGYLCYTGPFTIDEQADVVHHHVQVSLLPNWVGSVQVRQGHLDGDTLVLSAAVTSRRGASSHHVLVWRRAQPGEAAIASETREPHN, from the coding sequence ATGAACCGCGACGACCTCCTCGGCGCCTGGCACCTCGAGTCCTACACGTCGAAAACCGATGGCGGCGAGGACGAACCGCTGGGTGCCGACCCGGTCGGCATCATCATGTACACGTCGGACGGCTACATGTCGGCGCAGCTGATGCGCCGTGATCGGCCTGCCTACGACAAGGCCGTGACCGGCGGTGGCACGCCAGGGCAGATGGCGTCGGCGGCGGCTGGCTATCTCTGCTACACCGGGCCGTTCACCATCGACGAGCAGGCCGACGTCGTGCACCACCACGTCCAAGTCTCGCTGCTTCCGAACTGGGTCGGCAGCGTCCAGGTCCGCCAGGGTCACCTCGACGGGGACACTCTGGTGCTCAGCGCGGCCGTGACGTCCCGCCGGGGCGCTTCGTCACACCACGTTCTGGTGTGGCGGAGGGCGCAACCGGGCGAGGCGGCGATCGCGTCGGAAACACGGGAGCCGCACAACTAG
- a CDS encoding hemerythrin domain-containing protein, with translation MPRRHEAIAGTQDVVAFLTDQHEEIKRLFVETLDAADAATQEKSFNRLRTLLAVHETAEEMMVHPRVRRKITDGPAIVAARLAEEHESKVALEALEQMEFGTAEFSKSLIHLQAAVLSHAEKEESEEFTRLEDELDADELKKLTAAVLVAERIAPTRPHAGIETAAANFLVGPFASLLDRARDALKRIAA, from the coding sequence ATGCCCAGACGACACGAGGCAATCGCCGGCACGCAGGACGTCGTCGCCTTCCTCACCGATCAGCACGAGGAGATCAAGCGACTATTCGTCGAGACGCTCGACGCGGCCGACGCTGCGACACAAGAGAAGTCGTTCAACCGCTTGCGCACGCTGCTCGCCGTACACGAGACCGCCGAGGAGATGATGGTTCATCCGCGGGTGCGCCGCAAGATCACCGACGGGCCGGCCATCGTCGCAGCCCGTCTCGCGGAGGAACACGAATCGAAGGTGGCCCTGGAGGCGCTCGAGCAGATGGAGTTCGGCACCGCCGAGTTCAGCAAATCGCTGATCCACCTGCAGGCTGCCGTGCTGAGTCACGCCGAGAAGGAGGAGAGCGAGGAGTTCACGCGCCTCGAAGACGAGTTGGACGCCGACGAGCTCAAGAAGCTGACCGCAGCGGTCCTCGTCGCCGAACGGATCGCGCCTACCCGCCCGCACGCCGGCATCGAAACGGCCGCGGCGAACTTCCTCGTGGGTCCGTTCGCGTCCCTGCTCGACCGGGCGCGCGACGCACTCAAGCGCATCGCCGCGTAG
- a CDS encoding acyl-CoA dehydrogenase family protein: MSNVADSERVADLASGVVRDHDPKSVPVQDFLGACYDAGLSWVHFPETLGGLGVSRRNQAVVDRILQGAGGPVPLGLNPMGYGMAAPTIREHAQSEDVKRSWLRPLATTEDIWCQLFSEPGAGSDLAGLATSAVPDGDDWVINGQKVWTSLAHRARWGLLLARTNPDVPKHKGLTYFVIDMHSPGVETRPLRQLTGQAEFNEVYFTDARIPDEHRLGDVGNGWAVAMTTLMNERSALGGSGSRRGAGTIAEAVALWSARPERQTPVLRDRLTQLWLRSEAQRLTSERSRASATVGGPGPEGSIGKLVGAELNQHIYQFCMDLLGPEGILYHGYASPESDREDSDWRGPIQQRFLRSRANTIEGGTSDVMRNILGERVLGLPGDLRADAGMPWKEVPRG, from the coding sequence ATGAGCAACGTTGCTGATTCCGAGCGGGTCGCCGACCTGGCGTCGGGGGTCGTCCGAGACCACGATCCGAAGTCGGTGCCCGTCCAGGATTTCCTCGGCGCCTGTTACGACGCCGGCCTTTCGTGGGTGCACTTTCCCGAAACGCTTGGCGGACTGGGCGTTTCGCGGCGGAACCAAGCCGTCGTCGACCGGATCCTGCAGGGGGCGGGCGGCCCCGTGCCCTTGGGACTGAACCCCATGGGCTACGGCATGGCGGCACCGACCATTCGCGAACACGCGCAATCCGAAGACGTCAAGAGATCGTGGTTGCGCCCATTGGCCACCACCGAGGACATCTGGTGCCAGCTGTTCTCGGAACCGGGCGCAGGGTCCGACCTCGCGGGGCTCGCCACGTCGGCCGTCCCGGATGGCGACGACTGGGTGATCAACGGCCAGAAGGTGTGGACCAGCCTGGCGCATCGCGCCCGCTGGGGTCTGTTGCTGGCCCGCACCAACCCCGACGTGCCCAAGCACAAGGGCCTGACGTACTTCGTCATCGACATGCACTCGCCCGGTGTCGAGACGCGGCCGCTGCGCCAGTTGACTGGCCAGGCCGAGTTCAACGAGGTCTACTTCACCGACGCCCGCATCCCCGACGAGCACCGCCTCGGCGACGTCGGCAACGGGTGGGCGGTGGCGATGACCACGCTGATGAACGAGCGCAGCGCACTGGGCGGCAGCGGCAGTCGACGAGGTGCGGGCACCATCGCCGAGGCGGTCGCGCTGTGGTCGGCCAGGCCGGAGCGCCAGACGCCCGTCCTGCGGGACCGGCTCACCCAACTGTGGTTGCGCTCGGAAGCCCAGCGCCTCACCTCCGAACGGTCGCGCGCGTCGGCCACCGTCGGCGGCCCGGGACCGGAGGGCTCGATCGGCAAGCTGGTCGGCGCCGAATTGAACCAGCACATCTACCAGTTCTGCATGGATCTGCTTGGGCCCGAGGGGATTCTGTACCACGGCTACGCAAGCCCAGAGTCCGACCGGGAGGATTCCGACTGGCGGGGTCCCATCCAGCAGAGGTTCCTACGAAGCAGGGCCAACACCATCGAAGGCGGTACATCCGACGTGATGCGCAACATTCTCGGCGAGCGGGTCCTCGGCCTGCCCGGTGACCTGCGGGCGGATGCAGGCATGCCGTGGAAAGAGGTTCCCCGTGGCTGA
- a CDS encoding acyl-CoA dehydrogenase family protein encodes MAEKLADQPGRSADLADQADTAEFIFTDEQAELLSAVRRFCAENFDEPTVRRLMESDPPFDRASWQRLGAELGVLGLSVSEADGGVGGTLVDQAVAVEELSAVLACGPFFGTVYLAIPALVAASSGPVRDELLAELVEGRRTAAFAVADHAGAFDAAAVAVTASGSGEAWTLSGTVDRIVDAGAADELLVAAVGPDGVGLYAVDAAGAGVQRTPLHTVDQTRPQAGVTLSDAPARLVAGPDEAERVITHAFQVGSALLAAEQVGAGQHLLDVAVQYAKDRWQFGRPIGSFQAVKHRLADMMVDLEHARSTAYHAVWALTDGSDDPALATSIAQATCSAAFSRIANDAIQTLGGIGFTWEHQAHLYFKRATTDAALLGSAEQHRSRVADLVLDEPSETKPPRVADGT; translated from the coding sequence GTGGCTGAGAAGCTTGCGGATCAGCCCGGCCGGTCGGCTGATCTCGCGGATCAAGCGGATACCGCGGAGTTCATCTTCACCGACGAGCAGGCGGAGCTGCTGAGCGCAGTCCGCAGATTCTGCGCCGAGAACTTCGACGAGCCGACCGTGCGTCGGCTGATGGAGTCCGATCCGCCGTTCGACCGCGCGTCGTGGCAGCGGTTGGGCGCCGAGCTGGGCGTGCTGGGGCTGTCGGTGTCCGAGGCGGACGGCGGGGTCGGCGGCACGCTCGTCGACCAGGCCGTCGCGGTCGAGGAGCTCAGCGCGGTGCTGGCGTGCGGGCCGTTCTTCGGCACGGTGTACCTCGCGATCCCGGCACTGGTGGCCGCCTCGTCCGGACCGGTCCGCGACGAACTGCTGGCCGAACTCGTCGAGGGCCGCCGGACCGCGGCCTTCGCCGTGGCGGACCACGCGGGTGCCTTCGACGCCGCCGCGGTGGCGGTCACTGCGTCCGGCTCGGGTGAGGCGTGGACCCTGAGCGGGACCGTCGACCGCATCGTCGACGCCGGCGCGGCCGACGAGCTACTGGTGGCGGCGGTCGGCCCTGACGGAGTGGGTCTGTATGCCGTCGACGCCGCCGGAGCGGGTGTGCAGCGGACGCCGCTTCACACCGTCGACCAGACGCGGCCCCAGGCCGGGGTGACGTTGTCCGACGCACCCGCCCGCCTGGTGGCCGGACCCGACGAGGCCGAGCGCGTCATCACCCACGCATTCCAGGTGGGGTCGGCGTTGTTGGCGGCCGAGCAGGTCGGCGCGGGGCAACACTTGCTCGACGTCGCGGTGCAGTACGCGAAGGACCGCTGGCAGTTCGGTCGGCCGATCGGATCGTTCCAGGCCGTCAAGCATCGGTTGGCCGACATGATGGTCGACCTCGAGCACGCCCGGTCGACGGCGTATCACGCAGTGTGGGCGTTGACCGACGGCTCCGACGACCCGGCGCTGGCGACCAGCATCGCGCAGGCGACGTGTTCGGCGGCGTTCAGCCGGATCGCCAACGACGCCATCCAGACCCTCGGCGGCATCGGTTTCACGTGGGAACACCAGGCGCACTTGTACTTCAAGCGCGCCACCACCGACGCGGCGCTGCTCGGCAGCGCTGAGCAGCACCGGTCGCGGGTGGCCGACCTCGTCCTAGACGAGCCCTCCGAGACCAAGCCGCCGCGGGTCGCCGACGGCACCTAG
- a CDS encoding cupin domain-containing protein, with product MSSYHPDMQKARFADIDSDVHGLISKKTAELDGVAVTQVTFHTGARWSNDLKEYAGTDLCQLPHVAVVVSGALGVQMTDGSEEVFAAGDVMLLPPGHDAWTVGDEDCTFIEFSRGGDYYAS from the coding sequence ATGAGCAGCTATCACCCCGACATGCAGAAGGCCCGTTTCGCCGACATCGACAGCGACGTGCACGGCCTGATCTCCAAGAAGACGGCCGAACTCGACGGCGTCGCGGTCACGCAGGTGACCTTCCACACCGGCGCCCGGTGGTCGAACGACCTCAAGGAGTACGCGGGTACCGACCTCTGTCAGCTGCCGCACGTGGCGGTCGTCGTCAGCGGTGCGCTCGGTGTGCAGATGACCGACGGTTCGGAGGAAGTCTTCGCCGCCGGTGACGTCATGTTGCTCCCACCGGGCCATGACGCGTGGACCGTAGGCGACGAGGACTGCACGTTCATCGAGTTCTCCCGCGGCGGCGACTACTACGCGTCCTAG
- a CDS encoding GAP family protein, whose amino-acid sequence MLGLLLPLLGFAVLDSLNVLNLGVTSAVVYDSRLSRRSALPGGLSFVAGVFLATTAFGVLTVLGINFVTDRVEFDLTPTYRYWGQLTLGLVLIAVASFSLSSARPAPPIWALNLTRRNPWLFAVVGMVIGLGQAATSVPYLTTLTMVSARDPLPDLWPLIVVVYCAVAVVPSLMVLALSTQRTIRARRVQRTLVRVTTRYGPIAVRVLFLAVGSVLVIDALLNYRVLW is encoded by the coding sequence ATGCTGGGACTCCTCCTGCCTCTCCTGGGCTTCGCCGTACTCGACTCGCTGAACGTGCTGAACCTGGGGGTGACGTCGGCGGTGGTGTACGACAGCCGGCTGAGCCGCAGGTCGGCGCTCCCCGGCGGGCTGAGCTTCGTCGCTGGCGTCTTCCTGGCCACCACGGCGTTCGGCGTGCTCACGGTGTTGGGCATCAACTTCGTGACCGACCGCGTCGAGTTCGACCTGACGCCGACCTACCGCTACTGGGGCCAGTTGACGCTCGGGCTCGTGTTGATCGCCGTGGCGAGCTTCTCCCTGAGCTCGGCGCGGCCCGCACCACCGATCTGGGCGCTGAACCTGACGCGGCGAAATCCATGGTTGTTCGCGGTCGTCGGGATGGTGATCGGGCTGGGCCAGGCGGCGACGTCGGTCCCGTACCTGACGACCCTGACGATGGTGTCGGCGCGCGACCCGCTGCCGGACCTGTGGCCGCTGATCGTGGTGGTCTACTGCGCCGTGGCGGTGGTGCCGTCGCTGATGGTGCTGGCGCTCTCGACGCAGCGGACCATCCGCGCCAGGCGCGTGCAGCGCACCTTGGTCCGGGTGACCACCCGCTACGGTCCGATCGCCGTGCGGGTGCTGTTCCTGGCCGTCGGGTCGGTGCTCGTCATCGACGCGCTGCTGAACTACCGCGTGCTGTGGTGA
- a CDS encoding AAA family ATPase gives MTAARSQLDQPALAEAHRITSAVASAFSAKVVGQHHLRESLMIGLLAGGHLLVESVPGLAKTTAARVVAESVGGAFKRIQCTPDLLPSDIIGTQIYEAATNSFVTRLGPVHANIVLLDEVNRSSAKTQSAMLEAMEERQTTIAGVEYPIPEPFLVIATQNPVDQEGTYPLSEAQTDRFMLKEVVHYPSIDDEVEVISRMDAGLYEKDHRTAPVVHIDDIRRVQELTAAVHMDRVLVQYASRLVGVTREPEQHLSPGTARLIEYGASPRATIAFCRTARALAVLRGRNHVVPDDIANLAHRVLRHRLILGFEAASARVTPDVVVDAVLAAVRVP, from the coding sequence ATGACCGCAGCGCGATCTCAGCTCGACCAGCCCGCCCTCGCCGAGGCCCACCGCATCACGAGCGCCGTGGCCAGTGCGTTCTCCGCGAAGGTCGTCGGTCAGCACCACCTGCGGGAATCGTTGATGATCGGCTTGCTGGCCGGGGGTCACCTGCTCGTCGAGAGTGTCCCCGGATTGGCGAAGACGACGGCCGCCCGGGTGGTTGCCGAGTCGGTGGGCGGCGCCTTCAAACGCATCCAGTGCACGCCGGACCTCCTTCCCAGCGACATCATCGGCACGCAGATCTACGAGGCGGCGACCAACTCCTTCGTCACCCGCCTCGGGCCCGTGCACGCCAACATCGTCCTGCTCGACGAGGTCAACCGCTCCAGCGCCAAGACGCAGAGCGCGATGCTGGAGGCGATGGAGGAACGCCAGACCACCATCGCAGGCGTCGAATATCCGATTCCGGAACCGTTCCTCGTGATCGCCACCCAGAACCCGGTGGACCAGGAGGGCACCTATCCCCTTTCGGAGGCCCAGACCGACCGCTTCATGCTCAAGGAGGTCGTGCACTACCCGTCCATCGACGACGAGGTCGAAGTCATCTCCCGGATGGACGCCGGACTCTACGAGAAGGACCACCGCACCGCGCCGGTGGTGCACATCGACGACATCCGGCGTGTGCAAGAGCTGACGGCGGCCGTGCACATGGACCGCGTCCTGGTGCAGTACGCCAGCCGTCTGGTCGGCGTCACGCGCGAACCCGAGCAGCACCTGTCGCCGGGGACCGCCCGGCTCATCGAGTACGGCGCCAGCCCGCGCGCCACCATCGCGTTCTGCCGCACCGCCCGGGCGCTCGCCGTCCTACGCGGACGCAACCACGTCGTCCCCGACGACATCGCGAACCTGGCGCACCGCGTGTTGCGGCACCGTCTGATCCTTGGTTTCGAGGCGGCCAGCGCGCGCGTCACGCCCGACGTCGTCGTCGACGCGGTGCTCGCTGCGGTACGGGTCCCGTGA
- a CDS encoding DUF58 domain-containing protein has product MGTHLDRAKAAFGRDTSGLLEGGRYALVHTRSLEFDDLRPYVPGEDVRDIDWKASARSGQVLIKRFVTEKHHKIMVVADAGRNMSASTPSGEVKRDVAANVIGAMGLITLRRSDEIGMVFGDARGCVDIRLRRGETHVEHMLHRYHDHANSRPSSSRVLAQLNWVATHQRRPLLLFVVSDEPDPDSALGEVLTKLTARHEVLWAMVSDMPAVGAADDERDGFDVSDGRFVLSGADLGSRVVDAYRRAEAQRREQLSEFMVSHGIPHAMIPSSVTLRDRLIAMTEVYARAG; this is encoded by the coding sequence GTGGGGACCCATCTCGACCGCGCGAAGGCGGCCTTCGGGCGCGATACGAGCGGCCTCCTCGAAGGCGGTCGCTACGCGCTGGTCCACACCCGCAGCCTCGAGTTCGACGACCTTCGACCGTACGTCCCGGGCGAAGACGTCCGCGACATCGACTGGAAGGCGTCGGCCCGTTCCGGCCAGGTGTTGATCAAGCGCTTCGTCACCGAGAAGCACCACAAGATCATGGTGGTCGCCGACGCGGGCCGGAACATGTCGGCCTCGACCCCCTCCGGTGAGGTCAAGCGGGACGTGGCTGCCAACGTCATCGGCGCGATGGGGCTGATCACCCTGCGGCGATCCGACGAGATCGGCATGGTCTTCGGGGACGCCCGCGGCTGCGTCGACATCCGGCTACGTCGCGGCGAGACCCACGTCGAACACATGCTGCACCGCTATCACGACCACGCCAACAGCCGACCCTCGTCGAGTCGTGTGCTCGCACAACTAAACTGGGTGGCAACGCATCAGCGGCGGCCACTGCTGCTCTTCGTGGTGTCCGACGAGCCCGATCCCGACTCCGCACTGGGAGAGGTCCTCACGAAGCTCACCGCGCGGCACGAGGTCCTGTGGGCAATGGTGTCGGACATGCCTGCGGTCGGCGCGGCCGACGACGAGCGCGACGGCTTCGACGTGAGTGACGGCCGCTTCGTCCTCAGTGGTGCGGACCTCGGATCGCGGGTGGTCGACGCCTATCGCCGTGCCGAAGCGCAACGACGCGAACAGCTCTCGGAGTTCATGGTCAGCCATGGCATCCCGCACGCGATGATCCCGAGCAGCGTCACCCTCCGTGATCGGCTGATCGCGATGACCGAGGTGTATGCGCGTGCCGGATGA